GCGTCCCCCCAGGGGCAGCGCGCGAGCCCGTCGGCGCCGAGCACGGGGCCCGCCGCGGGCGCCGGGGCCACCGGCTCAGGCCTCGAGCGGCTCGGGCCGCTCGGCCTCGACGCGACGGACCATGTCGACGACGACCCCGCGCAGCCCCCACCAGGCCGGCACGGCGAGCAGGCGGTCGAGGGGGCGGGCGAGCGCGCGCGGCAGCCGGCGCGGGAGGACGTCGACGTCCTCGCCCCAGACGACGAGGCACGAGCCCGGCGTGAGGGGCACGACGCGCACGGCGGCGCTGCCGCGGACGACGGACCCGCGCTTGGCGAGCACCGCGACGCCCTCGCGGGCGCCGTCGGCGGGCGCGCCCGCCGTGGGGTCCTGCCGGCGGACGACGTCCATCGGGTCGTCGAAGCCGACGCCGAGGACGGCGGTGCGCCCGACGAAGGAGGCCGGGCCGGTCGAGAGGACCCGGGTGAGCGGGATCGACGCGCTCTGCCACGGCCAGTCGGTGAGGTGACGCCAGACCACGGGGGCGGGGCGGCGGGCGACGACCTCGACGACGACGCGCATCAGGCCCTCCCGCCGTCCGGGCCGGCGTCGACCGCGGCCGGGCCGGCCGGCACGGCGTCGCCCGGCGACGTCGCCGCCCCGAGGCGGGCCGTGAGCTCCGCGACGCGCGCGTCCCGGGCGGCGACCTCGTCGCGCACCCGGTCGAGCAGCGCGTCGACCTCGTCCATCCGGTAGCCGCGCAGCCCGAGGGAGAAGCGCACGCGGTCGAGGTCGTCCGCCGCCAGCGGGCCGTCCGGGAGCGCCCTCGACGGGCGGCTCGTCGTCGGCTCCTCGAGGCCGCCGGGGACTCGCCCGACGGCCACGGCGGCGACGACGCCGGCCACGACGAGGGCCACGAGCAGGAGGACGAGGGTCACGGGGCCGATCGTGGCACGGGGCGCCGCCCGCGCGCCGGACGGCCACGGACCCGCACCCGGGCGGCGGCGCGGCGGGCTCAGGCGTCGACGGGCGCGGTGAGCCAGCGGCGCAGGACGTCCGCGCAGCGGTGGAGGTCCCGCACGGGGCAGTGCTCGTCGTCGGCGTGGGCGAGCAGGGGGTCGCCGGGGCCGAGGTTGACGGCCGGGACGCCGAGGGCGGTGAAGCGGGCGACGTCCGTCCAGCCGAGCTTGGCCCGCGGCTCCTCCCCCGTGGCGGCGACGACGGCCGCGGCGGCCGGCCGGTCGAGCCCCGGCCGGGCGCCCTCGGCGCCGTCGGTGAGCACGACCTCGTACCCGGCGAGCAGCTCCCGCAGGTCCGCCTCGGCCTCCGCCAGCGTGCGGTCCGGCGCGAAGCGGTGGTTGACCGTCACGACGCACCGGTCCGGCACGACGTTGCCGGCCGTGCCGCCGCGGATGCCGACCGCCTGGAGGCTCTGCCGGAAGACGAGGCCGTCGACCTCCCGCTCGCCCGGGTCGTGCCCGGCGAGCAGCGCGAGGAGCGGCGCGGCCGCGTGGACGGCGTTCACCCCGCGCCAGGGGCGGGCGCTGTGCGCGGGGACGCCGTCGAGGACGACGTCGACCCGCAGGGTCCCGTTGCAGCCGCCCTCGACGGCGGCCGACGTCGGCTCGCCGAGGACGGCGACGTCGCCCGCGAGCCAGTCCGGGTGCTCCCGCGCGAGCCGGCCGAGCCCGTTGCATGACGCCTCGACCTCCTCGTGGTCGTAGAAGACCCAGGTGACGTCGCGGGTCGGCTCGGTCAGCGCTGCGGCCAGCGAGAGGGCAACCGCCACACCGCCCTTCATGTCGGCGGTGCCCCGCCCGTGGACGAGCTCGTCGTCGCCGGACCCGGTCCGCCACGTCGGGAGGTTGGGCGAGCCGTCGGGCCGCCGGCCCAGCGGCACCGTGTCGAGGTGCCCGGCGACGACGACGCGCTCGGCCCGCCCGAGCGACGTGCGGGCGACGACGGCGTCCCCGTCGCGCAGCACCTCGAGGTGCGGGCACGCCGCGAGCGCGACCTCGACGGCGTCCGCGAGGCGGGCCTCGTCCCCGCTGACCGACTCGACGTCGCACACCGCCTGGAGCAGGTCGGCGAGGTCGGCGGACAGGTCCAGCACGGCGGGGTCGCTCACCCGCGCGAGCGTAGGACGCCCGCCGCGCGCCCCGGCACGCTGCGCTCCCCGCGCCCGCCCTCCTCCCCGCGGGCGAGGCCGCAGGGAGGACGGACCGACGGCCGGGCGGTCCGGGGCCCGGGAGGGCGGGGCTGCGGCGGGGGCCCGTGGGCGGGCGCCGGTAGCCTCGGGGCATGACCGGCGCACCCCCCGAGACCCCCGTCCCCGAGGCCGCCGAGGCCCCCGCCGACGGCGCCGCGCCGGGCCGCTGGGCCTGGGGCTACGGCCTCGCGACCGTGACCGGGGGCGGCGACGTCCTCGACACCTGGTACCCGGCACCGGCCCTCGGCCACCCGGGGGACGACCCGGGGCCCTTCGGCGTCCCGGCCTCCCTCGCGGCGCTCGAGGCCACCGACCCCCGCCGCGCCGTCCGCACCGAGGTGGTCCGCACCGTCGTCGACCTCGACGCCGGCCCGGTCGACGTCCCCGACGCCTACCTGCGCCTGCACCTGCTCTCCCACCGCCTCGTGCGGCCCCACGGCGTGGACCTCACGGGCCTGTTCGGCGTCCTGCCGACGGTCGTGTGGACGTCGGCCGGCCCGTGCGCCGTCGAGGGCTTCGAGGAGACGCGCACCCGCCTGCTGGCCGACCGCTCCACGCGCCTCGTCGTCGACGGCGTCGACAAGTTCCCGCGGATGACGGACTACGTGCTCCCGGCGGGCGTCCGGGTCGCCGACGCCTCCCGCGTGCGCCTCGGCGCCCACCTGGCCCCGGGCACGACGGTCATGCACGAGGGCTTCGTCAACTTCAACGCCGGCACGCTCGGCGCCTCCATGGTCGAGGGCCGCATCAGCGCGGGCGTCGTCGTCGGCGACGGGAGCGACGTCGGGGGCGGCTCGTCGATCATGGGCACGCTCTCCGGAGGCGGGACCGAGGTCGTCTCGATCGGCGAGCGGTGCCTGCTCGGCGCCAACGCCGGCGTCGGCATCTCCCTCGGGGACGACTGCGTCGTCGAGGCCGGCCTCTACGTCACCGCGGGCACCAAGGTCGCCGTCGTCGACCCGACCACCCGCGAGGTCCTGCGCACCGTCAAGGCGCGGGAGCTGTCCGGCAGCGACGGCCTGCAGCTGTGGCGCAACTCCGCCACGGGCGCCGTCGAGGCCCGCACCCGCACCGGCTCGTGGGGGGCGCTCAACGCGGCCCTCCACGCCGGCTGACCGCCCCGCGGCCCCGGGTGACCTCGGCCCCCGTCCGGCGGCGCCGGGCGCTCGTCGCCGTCGTGGGCGTCGTCGCGGTCGCGGCGGCCGGGGCCCTCGCCGTCGACGCGCTGCGCGACGGCCGGGGCCTGCCCGGGTCCGACTCGCGGTGCACCGCCACGGCGGGCGGTGAGTCCCACGGGTTCACGGCCGACCGCACCGCGGTCGCGGCCCTCGTGGCCGCCCGGGCCCAGGCGCGCGGCCTGCCGCCGCGCGCCGCGACCATCGGCATCGCCACGGCCATCCAGGAGTCGGGGCTGCGCAACCTCGACCACGGCGACCGCGACTCGCTCGGCATCTTCCAGCAGCGGCCCTCGCAGGGGTGGGGCACCCCGGCCCAGGTCACCGACCCGGTCTACGCGACGGACGCCTTCTACGACGGCCTCGTGGAGGTCGAGGGGTACACCGAGATCGAGGTCAACGACGCCGCGCAGGAGGTCCAGCGCTCCGGCTTCCCCACCGCCTACGCCGACCACGAGGGCGAGGCCCGCGTCTTCGCCTCCGCGCTGACGGGCCACTCCCCCGCCGCGCTCGTCTGCCGCCTGCCCGCCGTCGAGGAGACGGGCGACGGGCTCCTGCCCGTCGTCGGGGACGACGGCCTGACGCCGCGCGCGCGGGAGGTCGTCGAGCGGGCGGCCGCCGAGCTCGGCGAGGAGGGGCTCGCCGCGCGGCCGGACGCCGGCGGCGTGGTCGTCGTGCGCGACCACGGCGCCGACGAGGAGGGCGTGCGCGCCGGGTGGGCGCTCGCGCAGTGGGCCGTCGCGACGGCGGTGGGGACGGACGTCGTCGAGGTGGCGACCGACGGGCGCCGCTGGTCCCGTGACGGGGACGCCGCGTGGGTCGCCGACGCCGACGCGCCCGGCCCCGGGGCCGTCGAGGTCGTCGTCGCGGGCTGACGGCCCGTCAGCGGTCGACGAGGCCCGCGACGACGTCGGCGAAGGGCGTGGCCGGGCGCCCCGTCAGCGCGGCGACGTCGCCCGTCACGCGCGCCATCTCCCCCGCGGCGACGGCCGTGTACGTCGAGACCCACGCCCGCAGCTGCCAGTCCGGCGCTCCCGTGCCCGCCCTGGACGCGTACGCCTCGTCCACGGTCTCGGCCACGTAGCGGGCGGGGCGCCCCGCGGCGGTGAGGGCCTGCGCCACCTCGGCCAGCGTCAGCGCGGCCGGGCCCGTGAGGTCGTAGGTGCGCCCGGCGTGCGCCGTCGGGTCGCGCAGGACCGCGACGGCCGCGTCCGCGACGTCGTCACGGGCCACGGCCGCCACCCGCCCGTCGCCGGCGGGGCCGCGCAGGACGCCGTCGTCGCCGACGAAGTCGGGCAGGACGTCGGCGTAGAGGCCGTCGCGCAGCACCGTCCACGTCGCGCCCGCCGCCGCCGCGGCCGCGGCGAGGTGCTCCTCCGTGGCGGCGTGGTCGCGGGCCAGCGTGAAGGTCGCGTCCGGGGCCGCGCCGACGAAGGACGTGTAGACGACGTGCCGCACCCCCGCGGCGAGGGCCGCGTCGACGGCGCTGCGGTGCTCGGCGACCCGGTCGGCGCTCTCGGACGCCGAGACGAGCAGCAGCGTCCCGACGCCCTCGAGGGCCCGCCGGAGGCCGTCGCCGTCGGCATAGGTCGCCACGGCCGTCGTCGCCCCCGGCAGCACCGGCGCGCGGGCGGCGTCGCGGACGACGAGCCGCTGGGCGACACCGGCGGCCGCCAGCCGCCGGGCGGCACGGCCGCCGAGCTGCCCCGTCGCCCCGGTGACGCCCACGACCCCGTGGGCGCCCGCCGCCGTGCGGGTCACGGGCGGGCGCCGCCCAGGTCGAGCTCGCCCGCGTCCACGAGGGCGCGGACGGCTTCGCGGCACGTGTCGGCCGAGGAGTGCTGCGGCACGAAGCCGAGCGCCTCGCGGGCCCGGCGCGTGCTCGCGCTGTGGCTGCGCAGGAGGTGGTCCTCGCTCTCCGCCAGGTGCTCCGGCGAGACGGTCGCGCCGAACTGCTCCCACGGGACGACCTCGACGTCGGCCTCCCGGCCGAACCAGCCCGCCGCCGCGCGCGCGAGCCCGCGCGACGTCATGGCCTGGGGGGAGACCGCGTGAAAGGCCTGCCCCGCCGCGGCCGCCGGCTGCTCGAGCGCCAGCTGCACGAGCAGGGCGACGTCGTCGGCGTGCACGTGGTGCATCAGCTCCGCGCCCGAGCCGGGCAGCAGGAGCGTCTCCCCCGCGGCCAGCGCCTGCCACACCCGGGCGTCGCGGTTGCCGGCCGGCGTGACGCACTCCCAGCCCGGGCCGCTGATGTGGCCGGGGTGGACGACGGTGCAGGGCAGCCCGCCGCCGCGGGACTCGGCGAGGAGCATCCGCTCGAGGGCGTCCTTGGCGACGCCGTACTCGCCGTAGGGCTCCCGGTCGTCCTCCTCGTCCATCGGCGCCACGCTCGACAGGCCGTGGACCCACACCGTGCCGATGTGGACGAGGTGGGAGACCTCGCCCCGCAGCCCCTCGACGAGCGCGCGGCCGGACTCCTCGGTGAAGCACACGAGGTCGACGACCGCGTCCGGCCGCGTCGCGAGGAGCGTCGCGGCGAAGGTGCCCGCCGCGTCCTCGGCGTCGCGGTCGACGACCACCCGCTCGACCTGCTGCCAGGCGTCGTCGGGCGTGTACGGCTCCCGCGTGCCGCGGCTCAGCGCGACGACCTCGTGCCCGGCCCGGACGAGACGGGGCACGAGGTAGGTGCCCACGTGCCCGGTGGCCCCGACGACGGCGATCCTCACGGCTGCTCCTTCCGGCCGCCGGGCCGCTCGGCGCCGGCGTGCTCGCTGCGGACGTCGTGCAGCGCACGACGTTTGACGGACTCCCCGAAGACCGACAGGCCCGCGCCCTGGAGCAGCAGCCCCAGCGTGCCCGCGGCGACCCACCGGCCGGTCGCGTCACCGGCGGCGCGGCGCGTGGCCGCATCGCCCGTGACGCAGGCCCCGGCGCCGACGAGCAGGAGGCCCAGCGGCGCGAGGCGCGCCCAGGCCCTCAGGTCGCCGTCGGCGGAGCGGAGCGCGGCGAGCGCCCCGGTCCCGCTCAGCGGTCGCCCATCGCGACGTACGGGCGCTCGGGCTCCCCGACGTAGACCTGGCGCGGGCGGCCGATCTTCGTCTGCGGGTCCTCCATCATCTCGCGCCACTGCGCGATCCAGCCGGGCAGCCGGCCGATGGCGAAGAGCACGGTGAACATCCGCGTGGGGAAGCCCATCGCCTTGTAGATGAGGCCCGTGTAGAAGTCGACGTTCGGGTAGAGCTTGCGCTCGACGAAGTAGTCGTCCGCCAGGGCGATCTCCTCGAGCCGCAGGGCCACGTCGAGCCGCGGGTCGTTGACGCCGAGCTGGGCGAGCACCTGGTCCGCCGTCTTCTTGACGATGGCCGCGCGCGGGTCGTAGTTCTTGTAGACCCGGTGGCCGAAGCCCATGAGGCGGACGCCCTTCTCCTTGCGCTTCACCCGCTCCATGAAGGTGTCGACGTCGTCGCCGCTGGCGAGGATGTCGTCGAGCATGGTGAGCACCGCGGAGTTCGCGCCGCCGTGCAGCGGCCCCGACAGGGCGTGGATGCCGGCCGACACCGACGCGTAGAGGTTGGCCTGGCCCGAGCCGACCATCCGCACCGTCGACGTCGAGCAGTTCTGCTCGTGGTCCGCGTGGAGGATGAAGAGCTGGTCCAGCGCCTTCGCGAGCGCCGGGTCCACCTCGTAGGGCTCGGCCGGGAAGCCGAACGTCATCCGGAGGAAGTTCTCGACGAGGCCGAGGCTGTTGTCCGGGTACAGGAACGGCTGGCCGAGCGTCTTCTTGTGCGCGTACGCCGCGATCGTCGGCAGCTTCGCCATGAGCCGGACCGTCGACTGGTCCACCGCGCGGCGGTCGAAGGGGTCGAGGCTCTCCTCGTAGAAGGTCGACAGCGCCGACACGGCCGACGACAGCACCGGCATCGGGTGCGCGTTGCTCGGGAAGCCGTCGAAGAAGTTCTTGAGGTCCTCGTGCAGCAGCGTGTGCCGCGACAGGTCCGTCGAGAACCCGTCGAGCTCCGCCTGCGACGGCAGGTGCCCGTGGATGAGCAGGTAGCTCGTCTCGAGGAACGTCGAGTGCTCGGCGAGCTGCTCGATGGGGTACCCGCGGTAGCGGAGGATCCCCGCGTCGCCGTCGATGTAGGTGATCTCCGAGCGGCACGACGCCGTGTTGACGAAGCCGGGGTCCAGCGTGACGAGCCCGGTCTCCTTGAGCAGCCCCGAGACGTCGACGCCCGCGCTCCCCTCGGTGGCGGGCACGGTGGCCAGGGGGAGCTCCCCACCCGGGTGGCGCAGCACGGAGCCCTCCGGCGGGGCGGCCTCGGTGGGGGCGGCCTGGGTGTCGGTCACGGGCGTCTCCTCGCGGCGGTGCGGCTCAGCAGGACGGTCGGTCGGGGTGGTCACGCGCCCGCTGCCCGCGCGTCCGGCGGTGCCGGGACGCACGCGGGCGGACCTCCCGCTCTCTCGCACGCTACCGGTCGGTACGGACGGCGGGCGAGCGGCGACGGCCCGCGCGGACCGCCGCCCGCGTCGCTCTCCCGTCGCGCCCGGGGTGCACGCCCGGCGCAGCGTCCGCCGCGGTCACCGCGTCCGGTCACCACGGCGGCCGCGCCGGACCCGCGCAGGGCACTGCCTCGGCGCGCCGTGGCCGGGTCGCGCACGGGTCGGGGCGCCGGCCTGACGTGCCCGCCGCGGGTCCGGCCCGACCGCCGACCTCGTCGGTGCACGAGGGTCGGTGGGGCACGAACCGCGCAGCTCTCCCGGCGCGAGCGTCTGCACGAGATCCGCCGTGGACGGCGGTTCTCGTGCAGGGGCTCCCGTCAGGCGAGGGCGCGGAGGCGGTCGGCGGCCGTCGCGACGCGCTCGTCGGTGGCCGTGAGTGCCACGCGGACGTGGCGGGCGCCCGCGGCGCCGTAGAAGCCGCCCGGCGCCACGAGGACACCCGCGTCGGCGAGGCGGGCGACCGTCGTCAGGGCGTCCTCGTCGAAGGTCGTCCAGAGGTAGAGGCCCGCCCCCGAGTGGTCGACCCGGCCGCCCGCGGCCTCGAGGGCACCGCGGAGGAGGTCGCGGCGGGCGCGGTAGCGCTCCTTCTGCTCCGCGACGTGGGCGTCGTCGCCGAGGGCGACCCGCAGGGCCTCCTGGACGGGGCGGGGGACGATCGCGCCGGTGTGGCGGCGGACCGCCACGAGCTCGCGGACGAGCGCCGGGTCCCCCGCCACGAGGGCGGCCCGGTAGCCGGCGAGGTTGGACTGCTTGGACAGCGAGTAGACCGACAGGACGCCCGCGGGGTCGTCGCCGACGACGCGCGGGTCGAGCGCGGAGGGGACGACGACGTCGCCGCGCGCGTCGGTCGTCGTGCCCGCCGCGGCGTCGGGCGCGGCGGCCCAGCCGAGCTCGGCGTAGCACTCGTCGGAGGCGACGACGACGTCGTGCGCACGGGCCCAGGCCACGACGCCGGCGAGGCGCTCCACGCCGTCGACGGCGCCCGTGGGGTTGGACGGGGTGTTGAGCCACACGAGGCGCACGCGCCCGCGAGCCCCGCCGGGGAGGTCGACGTCCGGCGACGGCAGGGACGCCACGTCGTCGAGGGGCAGCGGGGCCGCCCCGGCGAGCCGGGCGCCGACGTCGTAGGTCGGGTAGGCCACCTCGGGGTGGACGACGACGTCGCCCGGGCCGAGGCCGAGCAGCGTGGGCAGCCACGCGACGAGCTCCTTGGAGCCCGGCACCGGCATGACGCCGTCGGGGTCGAGGTCCGGGACGCCGCGGCGGCGGGCGTACCAGCCGGCCACGGCCTCGCGGACCGCGGGCGTGCCCCACACCTGGGGGTAGCCCGGGGCGTCGGCC
The genomic region above belongs to Pseudokineococcus lusitanus and contains:
- a CDS encoding NAD-dependent epimerase/dehydratase family protein, producing MRIAVVGATGHVGTYLVPRLVRAGHEVVALSRGTREPYTPDDAWQQVERVVVDRDAEDAAGTFAATLLATRPDAVVDLVCFTEESGRALVEGLRGEVSHLVHIGTVWVHGLSSVAPMDEEDDREPYGEYGVAKDALERMLLAESRGGGLPCTVVHPGHISGPGWECVTPAGNRDARVWQALAAGETLLLPGSGAELMHHVHADDVALLVQLALEQPAAAAGQAFHAVSPQAMTSRGLARAAAGWFGREADVEVVPWEQFGATVSPEHLAESEDHLLRSHSASTRRAREALGFVPQHSSADTCREAVRALVDAGELDLGGARP
- the dapC gene encoding succinyldiaminopimelate transaminase, which translates into the protein MTSPPAAGRPRGGGAARLALPDFPWDTLAPHAARARAVPGGVCDLSVGTPVDPTPALLQDALRAAADAPGYPQVWGTPAVREAVAGWYARRRGVPDLDPDGVMPVPGSKELVAWLPTLLGLGPGDVVVHPEVAYPTYDVGARLAGAAPLPLDDVASLPSPDVDLPGGARGRVRLVWLNTPSNPTGAVDGVERLAGVVAWARAHDVVVASDECYAELGWAAAPDAAAGTTTDARGDVVVPSALDPRVVGDDPAGVLSVYSLSKQSNLAGYRAALVAGDPALVRELVAVRRHTGAIVPRPVQEALRVALGDDAHVAEQKERYRARRDLLRGALEAAGGRVDHSGAGLYLWTTFDEDALTTVARLADAGVLVAPGGFYGAAGARHVRVALTATDERVATAADRLRALA
- a CDS encoding citrate synthase, producing the protein MTDTQAAPTEAAPPEGSVLRHPGGELPLATVPATEGSAGVDVSGLLKETGLVTLDPGFVNTASCRSEITYIDGDAGILRYRGYPIEQLAEHSTFLETSYLLIHGHLPSQAELDGFSTDLSRHTLLHEDLKNFFDGFPSNAHPMPVLSSAVSALSTFYEESLDPFDRRAVDQSTVRLMAKLPTIAAYAHKKTLGQPFLYPDNSLGLVENFLRMTFGFPAEPYEVDPALAKALDQLFILHADHEQNCSTSTVRMVGSGQANLYASVSAGIHALSGPLHGGANSAVLTMLDDILASGDDVDTFMERVKRKEKGVRLMGFGHRVYKNYDPRAAIVKKTADQVLAQLGVNDPRLDVALRLEEIALADDYFVERKLYPNVDFYTGLIYKAMGFPTRMFTVLFAIGRLPGWIAQWREMMEDPQTKIGRPRQVYVGEPERPYVAMGDR
- a CDS encoding DivIVA domain-containing protein, translating into MTLVLLLVALVVAGVVAAVAVGRVPGGLEEPTTSRPSRALPDGPLAADDLDRVRFSLGLRGYRMDEVDALLDRVRDEVAARDARVAELTARLGAATSPGDAVPAGPAAVDAGPDGGRA
- the dapD gene encoding 2,3,4,5-tetrahydropyridine-2,6-dicarboxylate N-succinyltransferase, with product MTGAPPETPVPEAAEAPADGAAPGRWAWGYGLATVTGGGDVLDTWYPAPALGHPGDDPGPFGVPASLAALEATDPRRAVRTEVVRTVVDLDAGPVDVPDAYLRLHLLSHRLVRPHGVDLTGLFGVLPTVVWTSAGPCAVEGFEETRTRLLADRSTRLVVDGVDKFPRMTDYVLPAGVRVADASRVRLGAHLAPGTTVMHEGFVNFNAGTLGASMVEGRISAGVVVGDGSDVGGGSSIMGTLSGGGTEVVSIGERCLLGANAGVGISLGDDCVVEAGLYVTAGTKVAVVDPTTREVLRTVKARELSGSDGLQLWRNSATGAVEARTRTGSWGALNAALHAG
- a CDS encoding NAD(P)H-binding protein, with translation MTRTAAGAHGVVGVTGATGQLGGRAARRLAAAGVAQRLVVRDAARAPVLPGATTAVATYADGDGLRRALEGVGTLLLVSASESADRVAEHRSAVDAALAAGVRHVVYTSFVGAAPDATFTLARDHAATEEHLAAAAAAAGATWTVLRDGLYADVLPDFVGDDGVLRGPAGDGRVAAVARDDVADAAVAVLRDPTAHAGRTYDLTGPAALTLAEVAQALTAAGRPARYVAETVDEAYASRAGTGAPDWQLRAWVSTYTAVAAGEMARVTGDVAALTGRPATPFADVVAGLVDR
- the dapE gene encoding succinyl-diaminopimelate desuccinylase, which produces MSDPAVLDLSADLADLLQAVCDVESVSGDEARLADAVEVALAACPHLEVLRDGDAVVARTSLGRAERVVVAGHLDTVPLGRRPDGSPNLPTWRTGSGDDELVHGRGTADMKGGVAVALSLAAALTEPTRDVTWVFYDHEEVEASCNGLGRLAREHPDWLAGDVAVLGEPTSAAVEGGCNGTLRVDVVLDGVPAHSARPWRGVNAVHAAAPLLALLAGHDPGEREVDGLVFRQSLQAVGIRGGTAGNVVPDRCVVTVNHRFAPDRTLAEAEADLRELLAGYEVVLTDGAEGARPGLDRPAAAAVVAATGEEPRAKLGWTDVARFTALGVPAVNLGPGDPLLAHADDEHCPVRDLHRCADVLRRWLTAPVDA